The Streptomyces griseiscabiei genomic sequence CGCCCCACCTGTCGGTGAAGGCGAAGTGCGCGCCGCTCACGGATTCGCGCCGTCCTATCACTTGAGGAAGTCCGGCACGTCCAGCTCCTCCGCCGCGCTGTCCGTGTAGGACCGGGACGGCGGGACGGGCGGGGCGACCTGCACGTCGTTCACCGGCTCCGGGGCGGGCGCCGGCTCCTCCTTGGGCTTGACGCTGCCCAGCGAGCCGAAGGACGGGCGGCTCTCGGCGGGCCGCACCGGCGCCGGCTCCTCGCGCTTGGCCGCGGCCGAGCCGAGGATGTTGTCCCGCTTGGCCGGGGGCTGGCCGCCGTCGAAGCCGGCCGCGATGACGGTGACCCGGACCTCGTCGCCGAGGGCGTCGTCGATGACCGCGCCGAAGATGATGTTGGCCTCGGGGTGGGCGGCCTCGCTGACCAGCTGGGCGGCCTCGTTGATCTCGAACAGACCGAGGTCGGAGCCACCGGAGATGGAGAGCAGCACGCCCCGGGCGCCGTCGATGGACGCCTCCAGGAGCGGCGAGGAGATCGCCATCTCGGCGGCGGCCACCGCGCGGTCGTCGCCGCGGGCCGAGCCGATGCCCATGAGGGCCGAACCGGCCTCGGACATCACGGACTTGACGTCGGCGAAGTCGAGGTTGATGAGGCCCGGCGTGGTGATGAGGTCGGTGATGCCCTGGACACCGGAGAGCAGGACCTGGTCGGCCGACTTGAACGCGTCCAGCACCGAGACCTGGCGGTCCGAGATGGACAGCAGCCGGTCGTTCGGGATGACGATGAGGGTGTCGACCTCTTCGCGGAGCTCGGCGATGCCGTCCTCGGCCTGGTTGGCGCGGCGGCGGCCCTCGAAGGTGAAGGGGCGGGTGACCACGCCGATGGTGAGGGCGCCCAGCGAGCGGGCGATGTTGGCCACGACGGGCGCGCCGCCGGTGCCGGTGCCGCCGCCCTCGCCGGCCGTCACGAAGACCATGTCGGCCCCCTTGAGGACCTCCTCGATCTCCTCGCGGTGGTCCTCGGCCGCCTTGCGTCCGACGGCCGGGTTGGCGCCGGCGCCGAGTCCGCGGGTGAGTTCACGGCCGACGTCGAGCTTGACGTCGGCGTCGCTCATCAACAGAGCTTGCGCGTCGGTGTTGATGGCGATGAACTCGACGCCCTTGAGACCGACCTCGATCATCCGGTTGATGGCATTGACACCACCGCCGCCGACACCGATGACTTTGATGACTGCGAGGTAGTTCTGCGGTGCTGCCACGTCGAAGGCCTCTCGCCTCGAGTTACGTGTCGCCGCTTCGCGAGGGACCCGCGAGCCGACGACTGATGCCGAAGTGGGACGGTCCGAACGCCGACCCGAACCCTAACGCTGAAGTTTAGGGTTACCAGTGTGACTGTTCCTTGGACTCTTCCGAACAGGACACTAAGTCGACAAGTGGCGCACGTTCAACGAACACGCCGAACCTCCCGTTTTTCTTTTCACCCTATGTGATCAGCCATAGCGATGCCCAACCAGGGTGCTGGCCTGCGCGGATGTGCGTCAACTCCCTGATGACGCGGGCGCGGTGGGGACGCTCACGTCGAAGTGCCCCTCGCCCGGGGCGGCTTTCATCAGGGCGGTGAGCGCACGGGCCTTCGCACGCCCCTTCTCCGCGCTCCCCCACGCGACCGTACGG encodes the following:
- the ftsZ gene encoding cell division protein FtsZ, coding for MAAPQNYLAVIKVIGVGGGGVNAINRMIEVGLKGVEFIAINTDAQALLMSDADVKLDVGRELTRGLGAGANPAVGRKAAEDHREEIEEVLKGADMVFVTAGEGGGTGTGGAPVVANIARSLGALTIGVVTRPFTFEGRRRANQAEDGIAELREEVDTLIVIPNDRLLSISDRQVSVLDAFKSADQVLLSGVQGITDLITTPGLINLDFADVKSVMSEAGSALMGIGSARGDDRAVAAAEMAISSPLLEASIDGARGVLLSISGGSDLGLFEINEAAQLVSEAAHPEANIIFGAVIDDALGDEVRVTVIAAGFDGGQPPAKRDNILGSAAAKREEPAPVRPAESRPSFGSLGSVKPKEEPAPAPEPVNDVQVAPPVPPSRSYTDSAAEELDVPDFLK